GTGACCAGATCCCCGGTGAGCCCCTTGGTGTTGTTCACCTCGATGAGGACGGCCCGGGCGAACTCCCGCGCGTAGGCGGGATCGGCCCCCTTCACCTCCACGATCCGCTCGGCGAGCCTCTCCACGATCTCCCCGTCGCCAACCCCCCGGGCCAGGAGGCGGCGGGCGTATCCTTCCGCATCCATAGGTGTATAGAGATGGATCGGGGGATCAGTTAAGGTGTTTGGGTTGCCGGACAGCGGCGGCGGTATTCGTGGCTGTCCTCCTCGGGGAGCAGTCCCTATCGCACATGCATCCGGAATATTTCTTCTCGCCTGGAATCTCCAGCATTCTCTCCGCCCCACCCCCGCGGCCTGAAGGCCACCCCCCTCCCACAGGGAGGAGGACTGGTACGATAGGTCCGGGAAGATGAGAGCAAAACACGCGTGATATAGGCGATTTTGTCGAGCGATCTGGCCTTCCGCTGTGATAAGGAGAGGGTTTAAGAAAGGGGTTATTAGATTATGTAAAAATAGATTGACGGATTTTTTCAACAAGGATGCCTTATCTCCTGCTTAAGCCTCCGATGACTCCCAGATATTCTTCGAGCTCGATTCCCAGATGTCTTGCGGCTTTTCGTGCAATATCATCAGAGATGGCATTGACGCCGTTCATCGTTTCAACAGGATACTCTCTTCGGACATACGATAGAATTTCTGCGTAGGATGCCGGGGAGTGCCACAGAATCGCAAAGATATCGCACGCATCTTTCACCTGTTTGTCGTCCTGGGTTCGGTTTGAAATTGATTTTAATTTCGATGCGAGCAGGATATGCGGGGGAGGCACAAAAATATCTAAATCAAGGTGGACCACCGACAACCCAGAATGCTCGTTAAAGACTCTCTCGAATATCGGTTCATCGATCACCCCGCAACCGAATAGGCTCTCGTGCAGGGGATGAATATAATCGACCATGACATCGACGTACAAATAGTACAAATCATACATGGCGAATCTTTTGGCATTCTCCTCCGTGAGAACTTCCCCTGTCTCTTTGTGTACTATTTTGCAGAAACGGCCGTTGCTGTGAGGCACGTAGCCCAACGTCCGGATGATCCGGATTGCTCTGGCAAACGTGCATTCTTTGAATTCATGGGGCTCGCTCTCCCTCTCGATGTGAAAACAGACATCGATATCCCTCGATCCCAGATAATTTGATCCGCGCATTCTCGAAAGGAATGATTGACAGTAAAATACACCGCCCATCCTCCAAGGAGTAAAAAGGGTTCCGGTAAAGAGCGGGCAAGGTGAGTGAGGGCAGCAAGAGCAGATTCCGTCTCGAATGGATTGTACAACTCATCGGTCATAATACACTCTTTTTATCAGGATATCGGCCGCTTCCCTGCATTCGGCCCCTTCGCGGATGAGATCCACTATCAACTGCTGAATGGAGACCACAAAATAATGGTCAATTCTGCTCCGTTCGTAGAACACATGGGGATCGGTGAGAATAATTTTGACATTTCCTTTGCCGGCATACCCATTGCTCATCAGAAGATTGTGCCAATAGATCTGATCGCCGGGCTTGATGTAGAATTCAACGGACCTCGGAAACAGATAGTGGCTCATTAGATTCTCCGCAAAATATCCCGTGATCGCATATTCTTTTTTTACGTCTTTGAATAACTGTGCCGGGTTCTGGATATT
Above is a genomic segment from Methanomicrobiales archaeon containing:
- a CDS encoding helix-turn-helix domain-containing protein: MKSASSTDIYYGAKTERIYRVLLSRKLKNPTRYRIAKEAGVSYTYVFNVLRELEREGIIREHILRDPEKLFYLWAGRKETRLYREYNIQNPAQLFKDVKKEYAITGYFAENLMSHYLFPRSVEFYIKPGDQIYWHNLLMSNGYAGKGNVKIILTDPHVFYERSRIDHYFVVSIQQLIVDLIREGAECREAADILIKRVYYDR